The Brachybacterium huguangmaarense genome contains a region encoding:
- a CDS encoding sugar-binding transcriptional regulator, whose product MTDRRLLGRVARLYYEEGLTHAEIARLLVLSRVKVTRLLAEARQEKIVEITVHSEEPAFADLERRLAASLGLRATWVAPRSEDSCSLGRAGGRAIRELLPRAERVTLGLSESVRDAVAHVRELSLPHLQIFPVGGGRPGQASGADPHDVASALARAVGSTVFGLPAPLIARDRESAQSLLRDPGLRSALAGAEQADLLVVGVGGLETARKFWSAWVDGSVFDDLGRRGAVGDISARFFGADGARIASPLDERVVGLSLTQMRAVGTRLMIGGGEEKTEAIRVAVRSGLANALVTDNGVAEALLAGQ is encoded by the coding sequence ATGACGGATCGAAGACTGCTGGGCCGTGTGGCCCGCCTCTACTACGAAGAGGGGCTCACGCATGCCGAGATCGCGCGCCTTCTGGTGCTCTCCCGGGTCAAGGTGACACGCCTCCTCGCGGAGGCCCGCCAGGAGAAGATCGTCGAGATCACGGTGCACAGCGAGGAGCCCGCGTTCGCCGACCTCGAGCGGCGCCTCGCCGCCTCGCTCGGGCTGCGGGCCACGTGGGTGGCCCCGCGGTCCGAGGACTCGTGCTCGCTCGGTCGCGCGGGAGGGCGCGCCATCCGGGAGCTGCTGCCGCGGGCGGAGCGTGTGACGCTCGGGCTGAGCGAGTCGGTGCGGGACGCGGTCGCCCACGTCAGGGAGCTCTCCCTTCCGCATCTCCAGATCTTCCCGGTCGGCGGCGGTCGTCCCGGCCAGGCCAGCGGCGCGGACCCGCACGACGTCGCCTCGGCGCTCGCCCGTGCCGTGGGGTCGACGGTGTTCGGCCTGCCCGCGCCGCTCATCGCCCGGGATCGGGAGTCGGCGCAGTCGCTCCTGCGTGACCCGGGGCTGCGGAGCGCCCTGGCCGGGGCCGAGCAGGCGGATCTGCTGGTCGTCGGCGTCGGCGGTCTCGAGACCGCGCGCAAGTTCTGGTCCGCGTGGGTCGACGGGAGCGTCTTCGACGACCTGGGTCGGCGCGGCGCGGTCGGGGACATCTCCGCGCGATTCTTCGGTGCGGACGGTGCGCGCATCGCCTCGCCCCTCGACGAGCGGGTGGTGGGCCTGTCCCTCACGCAGATGCGGGCCGTCGGCACGCGGCTGATGATCGGCGGCGGCGAGGAGAAGACGGAGGCCATTCGTGTGGCCGTGCGCTCAGGGCTCGCGAACGCCCTGGTCACGGACAACGGCGTCGCGGAGGCGCTGCTCGCCGGGCAGTGA
- a CDS encoding PTS sugar transporter subunit IIA: MHKDLIRRDLVQLDWMVADQDEFFDQMVGKLERLGYVKDTFRAAIAAREQKFPTALPTQPEAIAIPHSDVEHIIRPFIAPTRLMAPIGWHEMGNDENELQVRFIFMLGFTGGDGHVELLQIMLDNFMDDDFIPRLEGVKTDDDFYELIRSMRGMEF; this comes from the coding sequence GTGCACAAGGACCTGATTCGGAGGGATCTCGTCCAGCTGGACTGGATGGTGGCCGACCAGGACGAGTTCTTCGACCAGATGGTCGGCAAGCTCGAACGCCTGGGCTACGTCAAGGACACGTTCCGTGCGGCCATCGCCGCCCGCGAGCAGAAGTTCCCGACCGCGCTGCCCACGCAGCCGGAGGCGATCGCGATCCCGCATTCCGACGTCGAGCACATCATCCGGCCGTTCATCGCCCCGACGCGCCTGATGGCGCCCATCGGGTGGCACGAGATGGGCAACGACGAGAACGAGCTCCAGGTCCGCTTCATCTTCATGCTCGGATTCACCGGCGGTGACGGGCACGTGGAGCTGCTCCAGATCATGCTCGACAACTTCATGGACGACGACTTCATCCCGCGGCTCGAGGGCGTGAAGACCGACGACGACTTCTACGAGCTCATCCGATCCATGCGCGGCATGGAGTTCTGA
- a CDS encoding PTS sugar transporter subunit IIB: protein MASKVTRLLKEAKVDATVEAVDLKSVDRYLNGAAAYITIVREKKERSIPTSNGIAFLTGVGQDQEFQKLVDAIKASQG from the coding sequence GTGGCGAGCAAGGTGACGCGTCTGCTCAAGGAGGCGAAGGTCGACGCCACGGTCGAGGCCGTGGACCTCAAGTCCGTCGACCGGTACCTCAACGGCGCCGCCGCCTACATCACGATCGTGCGCGAGAAGAAGGAGCGCTCGATCCCGACCAGCAACGGGATCGCGTTCCTCACCGGCGTGGGTCAGGACCAGGAGTTCCAGAAGCTCGTCGACGCGATCAAGGCGTCTCAGGGCTGA
- a CDS encoding PTS galactitol transporter subunit IIC encodes MQVLQDFFNFILSLGAAIFVPMIIIIAGLIVRMKVKDAISSGVILGVAFSGMTMLISYMTGAITPAAEQMVKTIGVNLPITDGGWTTMSTISWSWPYAFLMFPVVIGINIVLILLKQTNTFNADLWNVWGKIFTAVAVYYITNSVALAFVIAAIQTVFELKSADFHQYRVEHLSGIPGVTITHKMVFLAAPMYPIDWLLRKIPGLNRSFNAEDLRNKVGIFAENHILGFLLGIVFGLLARFGIAETLTLAIQCATALTLFPVISKYFMQALEPISNAVSEFMRKRFQDRELFVGLDWPFLGGANEIWLAVIWTVPVTLLMSFILPGNEILPFAGIINIAIAVPAYFVCRGNIIRMLIQCTIFVPVFLYVGTAFAPFMTQLANTTHAVDLKPGQLISNSSIDGPIFTYAFSHFMEVVNGNWLPLGVLVVWVVCFVFYARSLLRERNAALAANDLDVAAAE; translated from the coding sequence ATGCAGGTCCTCCAAGACTTCTTCAACTTCATCCTGTCCCTGGGTGCTGCGATCTTCGTGCCGATGATCATCATCATCGCGGGCCTCATCGTCCGGATGAAGGTCAAGGACGCCATCTCCTCGGGCGTGATCCTCGGCGTCGCGTTCTCGGGCATGACCATGCTGATCAGCTACATGACGGGGGCCATCACCCCCGCCGCTGAGCAGATGGTCAAGACGATCGGCGTCAACCTCCCCATCACCGACGGCGGCTGGACCACGATGTCCACGATCTCGTGGTCGTGGCCGTACGCGTTCCTCATGTTCCCGGTGGTCATCGGGATCAACATCGTCCTGATCCTGCTCAAGCAGACCAACACGTTCAACGCGGACCTGTGGAACGTCTGGGGCAAGATCTTCACCGCCGTCGCGGTGTACTACATCACCAACAGCGTCGCCCTCGCCTTCGTGATCGCCGCGATCCAGACGGTCTTCGAGCTCAAGAGCGCCGACTTCCACCAGTACCGCGTCGAGCACCTGTCCGGCATCCCCGGCGTGACCATCACCCACAAGATGGTGTTCCTCGCCGCGCCCATGTATCCGATCGACTGGCTGCTGCGGAAGATCCCGGGGCTGAACCGCTCGTTCAACGCCGAGGACCTGCGCAACAAGGTCGGCATCTTCGCGGAGAACCACATCCTGGGCTTCCTGCTCGGCATCGTGTTCGGCCTGCTCGCGCGGTTCGGGATCGCCGAGACCCTGACCCTCGCGATCCAGTGCGCGACCGCTCTGACCCTGTTCCCCGTCATCTCGAAGTACTTCATGCAGGCACTCGAGCCGATCTCCAACGCCGTCTCGGAGTTCATGCGCAAGCGCTTCCAGGACCGCGAGCTGTTCGTCGGCCTGGACTGGCCCTTCTTGGGCGGTGCGAACGAGATCTGGCTCGCCGTGATCTGGACCGTCCCGGTCACCCTGCTGATGTCCTTCATCCTGCCGGGCAACGAGATCCTGCCCTTCGCCGGCATCATCAACATCGCGATCGCCGTGCCCGCCTACTTCGTGTGCCGCGGCAACATCATCCGGATGCTGATCCAGTGCACGATCTTCGTGCCCGTCTTCCTGTACGTGGGCACCGCGTTCGCCCCGTTCATGACGCAGCTGGCCAACACCACGCACGCCGTGGACCTCAAGCCCGGCCAGCTCATCTCCAACTCGAGCATCGACGGGCCCATCTTCACCTACGCGTTCTCGCACTTCATGGAAGTGGTCAACGGGAACTGGCTGCCGCTCGGCGTGCTCGTCGTCTGGGTCGTGTGCTTCGTCTTCTACGCCCGCAGCCTCCTGCGGGAGCGCAACGCCGCGCTCGCGGCGAACGACCTGGACGTCGCCGCCGCCGAGTGA
- a CDS encoding class II aldolase/adducin family protein — protein sequence MLESLKKDVCAIAKRAQHDGLCKHKSGNFSAKDQETGLIVATPAGLDREIMSPRDLVVMDLDARVIEHESGLRPTSEVLMHIAIYQERPEVTAIAHTHSAYATAFAVLGKPIPAIVYEVANLGLTKGRIPVAPYGRPGTPALAANIIEGVREADCVLMEKHGSVAVDDRDIYEAFLKAAYIEELAELYHHVLTANGGVEPEAFAQDELQKWAYPSEITFPEK from the coding sequence ATGTTGGAGTCACTGAAGAAGGACGTCTGCGCGATCGCCAAGCGCGCCCAGCACGACGGCCTGTGCAAGCACAAGTCCGGGAACTTCAGCGCGAAGGACCAGGAGACCGGGCTGATCGTCGCGACCCCCGCGGGCCTCGACCGGGAGATCATGAGCCCCCGCGACCTGGTCGTGATGGATCTGGACGCCCGGGTGATCGAGCACGAGTCCGGGCTGCGCCCCACGAGCGAGGTGCTCATGCACATCGCGATCTACCAGGAGCGTCCCGAGGTCACAGCGATCGCGCACACCCACTCGGCGTACGCGACGGCGTTCGCCGTGCTGGGCAAGCCGATCCCGGCGATCGTCTACGAGGTCGCCAACCTCGGCCTCACCAAGGGACGCATCCCGGTCGCCCCCTACGGCCGCCCGGGCACCCCGGCGCTCGCCGCCAACATCATCGAGGGGGTGCGGGAGGCCGACTGCGTGCTGATGGAGAAGCACGGCTCCGTCGCGGTCGACGATCGCGACATCTATGAGGCGTTCCTCAAGGCGGCGTACATCGAGGAGCTCGCCGAGCTCTACCACCACGTGCTCACGGCCAACGGGGGTGTCGAGCCCGAGGCGTTCGCCCAGGACGAGCTGCAGAAGTGGGCGTACCCCTCCGAGATCACCTTCCCCGAGAAGTGA